The following are encoded together in the Humulus lupulus chromosome 5, drHumLupu1.1, whole genome shotgun sequence genome:
- the LOC133777733 gene encoding DEAD-box ATP-dependent RNA helicase 5 isoform X1 — MGMGRKQREVEACESPIDPDLKAEKKKKKFKDLSIEEQNNHVPKRSLEVIKSEEGSDSKELNKKKKKKKNKHKNMDDNENEKQTEDEEKPERNIVNGSGEVVDSAKDEIVLVTGKDAEEAKYAPLKSFKESKLPSDVLQCCQNFDSPSPIQSRAWPFLLDGRDFIGIAATGSGKTLAFGVPAIMHIMKKRDGKFLRGRTPLCLVMSPTRELAQQISDVLCDAGKPCGVVAVCLYGGTSKERQITALKSGVDIVIGTPGRLKDLIEMGFCCLEEVTFGVLDEADRMLDMGFEPEVRYILSQTCSVRQMVMFSATWPFLVHQLAQEFMDPNPVKVVVGSEDLSANHDVMQIVEVLDERSRDARLIALLEKYHKSQSNRVLVFVLYKLEATRVEHMLQKGGWKAVSIHGNKAQTERTKALSLFKNGACPLMVATDVAARGLDIPDVEVVINYSFPLTTEDYVHRIGRTGRAGKKGVAHTFFTQQNKGLAGELVNVLKEAGQIVPVSLLKFGTHVKKKESKLYGAHFKEIPVGAAKAKKITFNNSDDED, encoded by the exons ATGGGGATGGGTCGAAAACAAAGAGAAGTTGAAGCCTGTGAATCCCCCATCGACCCTGATCTCAAGgccgagaagaagaaaaagaagttcAAAGACCTCAGTATCGAAGAACAGAATAACCATGTGCCCAAGAGAAGTCTTGAAGTGATTAAATCCGAGGAAGGTTCTGATTCCAAGGAGttaaacaagaagaagaagaaaaagaagaataagcaCAAGAATATGGATGATAATGAGAATGAGAAACAAACCGAAGATGAGGAGAAGCCAGAGAGAAACATCGTTAACGGCAGTGGTGAAGTAGTTGATTCGGCTAAAGATGAGATTGTTTTGGTGACTGGGAAGGACGCGGAAGAAGCCAAATACGCTCCTTTGAAATCCTTTAAGGAGTCGAAGCTGCCGAGTGATGTTCTTCAGTGCTGCCAGAATTTCGACAGTCCTTCTCCGATACAGTCTCGGGCATGGCCTTTTCTATTAGACGGTCGTGATTTTATCGGGATTGCTGCAACTGGGTCAG GTAAGACTTTGGCATTTGGGGTACCGGCAATAATGCATATTATGAAGAAGCGGGACGGCAAGTTCTTAAGAGGGAGGACTCCGCTTTGCCTAGTAATGTCACCTACGAGGGAGTTAGCTCAGCAA ATTTCAGATGTTTTATGTGACGCGGGGAAGCCCTGTGGTGTAGTTGCAGTTTGCTTGTATGGAGGGACATCCAAAGAGCGTCAAATAACTGCTTTGAAGTCTGGTGTT gaTATTGTCATTGGAACTCCTGGTCGTTTAAAGGATCTGATTGAGATGGGTTTCTGCTGTCTTGAGGAAGTAACTTTTGGG GTCCTTGATGAAGCAGATAGAATGCTCGATATGGGATTTGAACCAGAAGTTCGCTACATCTTGAGCCAGACATGTTCAG TTCGCCAAATGGTGATGTTCAGCGCTACATGGCCCTTTTTAGTTCATCAATTAGCTCAGGAATTCATGGATCCAAATCCGGTTAAG GTTGTTGTAGGTTCAGAGGATTTATCTGCAAACCATGATGTTATGCAGATAGTTGAG GTTCTGGATGAACGATCACGTGATGCACGTCTGATTGCTTTGCTGGAGAAATACCACAAATCCCAAAG CAACAGAGTGTTGGTATTTGTCTTGTACAAACTAGAAGCAACTCGGGTTGAACATATGCTGCAAAAAGG GGGTTGGAAAGCTGTTTCTATACATGGAAACAAAGCACAGACTGAACGTACAAAGGCACTATCATTATTCAAGAATGGAGCCTGTCCATTGATG GTAGCAACAGATGTGGCAGCTCGAGGATTAGATATTCCAGATGTTGAAGTAGTTATCAACTATAGTTTTCCTCTGACCACAGAAGATTACGTCCACCGCATAGGGCGGACTGGACGAGCTGGTAAGAAAGGTGTTGCTCACACATTTTTCACCCAGCAAAACAAG GGACTAGCCGGAGAACTGGTGAATGTTCTCAAAGAAGCTGGGCAAATTGTACCAGTTTCCCTGTTAAAGTTTGGCACTCACGTGAAGAAAAAG GAGTCAAAGCTTTATGGAGCTCACTTCAAGGAAATTCCAGTGGGTGCTGCCAAGGCCAAAAAGATTACATTTAACAACTCTGACGATGAAGATTGA
- the LOC133777733 gene encoding DEAD-box ATP-dependent RNA helicase 5 isoform X2, with protein MGMGRKQREVEACESPIDPDLKAEKKKKKFKDLSIEEQNNHVPKRSLEVIKSEEGSDSKELNKKKKKKKNKHKNMDDNENEKQTEDEEKPERNIVNGSGEVVDSAKDEIVLVTGKDAEEAKYAPLKSFKESKLPSDVLQCCQNFDSPSPIQSRAWPFLLDGRDFIGIAATGSGKTLAFGVPAIMHIMKKRDGKFLRGRTPLCLVMSPTRELAQQISDVLCDAGKPCGVVAVCLYGGTSKERQITALKSGVDIVIGTPGRLKDLIEMGFCCLEEVTFGVLDEADRMLDMGFEPEVRYILSQTCSVRQMVMFSATWPFLVHQLAQEFMDPNPVKVVVGSEDLSANHDVMQIVEVLDERSRDARLIALLEKYHKSQRVLVFVLYKLEATRVEHMLQKGGWKAVSIHGNKAQTERTKALSLFKNGACPLMVATDVAARGLDIPDVEVVINYSFPLTTEDYVHRIGRTGRAGKKGVAHTFFTQQNKGLAGELVNVLKEAGQIVPVSLLKFGTHVKKKESKLYGAHFKEIPVGAAKAKKITFNNSDDED; from the exons ATGGGGATGGGTCGAAAACAAAGAGAAGTTGAAGCCTGTGAATCCCCCATCGACCCTGATCTCAAGgccgagaagaagaaaaagaagttcAAAGACCTCAGTATCGAAGAACAGAATAACCATGTGCCCAAGAGAAGTCTTGAAGTGATTAAATCCGAGGAAGGTTCTGATTCCAAGGAGttaaacaagaagaagaagaaaaagaagaataagcaCAAGAATATGGATGATAATGAGAATGAGAAACAAACCGAAGATGAGGAGAAGCCAGAGAGAAACATCGTTAACGGCAGTGGTGAAGTAGTTGATTCGGCTAAAGATGAGATTGTTTTGGTGACTGGGAAGGACGCGGAAGAAGCCAAATACGCTCCTTTGAAATCCTTTAAGGAGTCGAAGCTGCCGAGTGATGTTCTTCAGTGCTGCCAGAATTTCGACAGTCCTTCTCCGATACAGTCTCGGGCATGGCCTTTTCTATTAGACGGTCGTGATTTTATCGGGATTGCTGCAACTGGGTCAG GTAAGACTTTGGCATTTGGGGTACCGGCAATAATGCATATTATGAAGAAGCGGGACGGCAAGTTCTTAAGAGGGAGGACTCCGCTTTGCCTAGTAATGTCACCTACGAGGGAGTTAGCTCAGCAA ATTTCAGATGTTTTATGTGACGCGGGGAAGCCCTGTGGTGTAGTTGCAGTTTGCTTGTATGGAGGGACATCCAAAGAGCGTCAAATAACTGCTTTGAAGTCTGGTGTT gaTATTGTCATTGGAACTCCTGGTCGTTTAAAGGATCTGATTGAGATGGGTTTCTGCTGTCTTGAGGAAGTAACTTTTGGG GTCCTTGATGAAGCAGATAGAATGCTCGATATGGGATTTGAACCAGAAGTTCGCTACATCTTGAGCCAGACATGTTCAG TTCGCCAAATGGTGATGTTCAGCGCTACATGGCCCTTTTTAGTTCATCAATTAGCTCAGGAATTCATGGATCCAAATCCGGTTAAG GTTGTTGTAGGTTCAGAGGATTTATCTGCAAACCATGATGTTATGCAGATAGTTGAG GTTCTGGATGAACGATCACGTGATGCACGTCTGATTGCTTTGCTGGAGAAATACCACAAATCCCAAAG AGTGTTGGTATTTGTCTTGTACAAACTAGAAGCAACTCGGGTTGAACATATGCTGCAAAAAGG GGGTTGGAAAGCTGTTTCTATACATGGAAACAAAGCACAGACTGAACGTACAAAGGCACTATCATTATTCAAGAATGGAGCCTGTCCATTGATG GTAGCAACAGATGTGGCAGCTCGAGGATTAGATATTCCAGATGTTGAAGTAGTTATCAACTATAGTTTTCCTCTGACCACAGAAGATTACGTCCACCGCATAGGGCGGACTGGACGAGCTGGTAAGAAAGGTGTTGCTCACACATTTTTCACCCAGCAAAACAAG GGACTAGCCGGAGAACTGGTGAATGTTCTCAAAGAAGCTGGGCAAATTGTACCAGTTTCCCTGTTAAAGTTTGGCACTCACGTGAAGAAAAAG GAGTCAAAGCTTTATGGAGCTCACTTCAAGGAAATTCCAGTGGGTGCTGCCAAGGCCAAAAAGATTACATTTAACAACTCTGACGATGAAGATTGA